The genomic DNA GACAAAGTGGTATCGGCACATCCCTAGTTTTAATGGTAAATTTTGAAAgagttttttaaaagttgtccattgtaatattaataaatgtattaataaatttcatttttttttatttaatttaaggacattgttgttgcttttgtatgcaatttttctaaaattaaaaagacaatTCTGGGTGAAAGTATggtaaataatgaattattacattacataatcTTAAATAGTAGGCTACTATAAATCATAATGTCACTCGTTCATACCTAgtttaactaaaaacaaaagttattttgaaaaagaaaacaaaatttaacGAAAAACAAACGTTAGTTTGGGTTTTAATGAGTAcattttgaaaaagtttgacTTACCATAATCTGGATCTTCCCAAGAACCTGTGTAAAGATTTAATAAGTatgaaaagacagaaaaatCCATTTAATCCAAACActtcaattaaaattaacatttacacATTGAGGCTGTAGAGTGATTGAATTGAATGTTTTGTAAACAGTTAGTGCAACATAGTTGATTAatgcattttgtcatttacaCAGTGAGGCTGTACAGTGacactacatttaaatattttaaatgaagaggcttttaaaaaaaaaaaaaaacatttcttacatGCACTGAAACTTCTAGCAGACATGCCTTCCTCCCCACTGTTCTTCAAAAGGCCCATGTCTGGAAAAttacctgatttttttttaaaagttgtaatattaataaatgtcagTGTTTAAATTTAAGGACATTGCTGATACTTTTGTATGAAAACATGCCATCACTCTGGGTGGAagtatggaaaataaaaaactattacattacataatcTTAAATAGTACTCTAAATCATAACGTCACTCATTCATGTACCTAatttagccaaaaataaaagttattttgaaaaatcaaacaaaattgAACCGAAAACAAAAGTTAGTTTGggttttaatggtaaatttTGAAAGAGTTcgaattttttaaaagttgtccattgtaatattaataaatgtattaataaatttcaattatttaattcaaGGACATTGTTGTTACTTTTGTATgcaatttttctaaaataaaaagacaattcTGGATGAAAGTATggtaaataatgaattattacattacataatcTTAAATAGTAGGCTACTATAAATCATAACATCACTCGTTCATACCTAgtttaactaaaaacaaaagttattttgaaaaagaaaactaaatttaaCGAAAAACAAACGTTAGTTTGGGTTTTAATGAGTAcattttgaaaaagtttgacTTACCATAATCTGGATCTTCACAAGAACCTGTGTAAAGATTTAATAAGTatgaaaagacagaaaaatCCATCTAATCCAAACActtcaattaaaatgaacatttacacACTGAGGCTGTACAGTGATATTGAATTGAAtgcagaagttttttttttaatcatttcatgTTCTGTCTGTTTTAGCAGACTCAGACCTCAAAAGGTTCTGATGATATCTCTACTGGTAGACAAAAACATAATGTCACTCAATTACTCAACCCAATTTagccaaaaacaaaagtttgtgttttAATGGGTAAATTTTGAAAAAGACTTACTAGATTCTGAAAATATAACTGGAAATCTGTGTAAAGATTAAATAAGTATGAAAAGACAGCACTAATAATTTATTCCACCATAAtctaaaaagtttattttcaattcacaacactgctttaaaaaaacaaaaacctaacTATACTGATAAATGTCTTGCTTCATAAAGAGCTACTGCAACAGAGCAGATAATCAGACATACtcctactgaaaaaaaaacattactttgaACAAATACTCAAGAATTCAATGATTGTTCTGAATCTTACTGAAAAACCAGCAGATTTTATTAACACTAAAATATCTCTAAGATCAAAATCTTAAAGAAATGGACTCACCTGACTAACAGTTGGGATGAACTCAgcgacagtactaaataatacagtttaatgATTACAGGTCTGTCTTCTGATTCACAGCATGTCTGATTATATGAGTATTGCAGAAATGTGTTTATATCGTGTTGTGCTTTTGAGAAGACTCACCCGATCCTTTCACTAATTGTGTTTGTGTCTTCAGAGATTCTGAAACTTCAAACATTAACAGTCATTCTCCTCTTCTATCAATCATCCTACTGAAACTTTAAAGGACTTGAAGAAATAATACTCACTTCGATATTTACCACATGTTCTCAACAGATAAAAAACAAGAAGAATGATGGCAAGAACAACTAAAGCAACTACAACTCCAATGATCACCGGCAGTAGGACATTCACTTCATCtgtcacaacaaaaacaaactgttttaatttaattataatatttgcaAAATCAAATGTAACACTATTAATTAAGTGATTTTATGAAACCATAGACTGAGACCAGACATCATCATCATTGTTACCCCAGCTGACAATGAGTGGTTCAGTCAGAGTCTGGTGCTTCACCACACACTGATAGTGAGATCTTTCAGACGACAGGATCTTCAGGCTCTTCATCAGCTGAAAGGATCCGTCTGCGTTTGGTCTGATTCCACTTGAGTTCAGCTGCCCATCAGGTAATGACATCTGATTGTGTCTGATCTCCATCTGTACATGTTTAGGGAAGAAGCCTGTGGCCAAACACACCAGAACCTGCTGCTCTGATGATCCAGACGCTTTTACAGAAGAGTAAACCTCAGGACGAGCTGCAGGATAGACAGAaccaattcattcaaataataaactagcatgaaaaaagtgaaataataatCCTGTAGATTCTTATGTGAACTATAAGTGAGATGAACTCACCTGCCGTGATGAATTTTCTCTCTCGTTGACGGTCAATGAAGCTAGTTAACGTTTCCACACATCTCCTCTCCAGGCTGGAAACTGATTCATTCCAGTGCATagagaggtcaaaggtcaagttCTCTCCATCATAGGCGTATTCATCAGTGCCTTGAAGAAATGTTACTGAACCATTAGGGAGACGTTCAACTGCACAGCCGTGTCTCCACTGAAGAACATGAAGATCTAAAGAAAAACATACGCacactaaatttaaaatattttaaatttaaag from Labeo rohita strain BAU-BD-2019 unplaced genomic scaffold, IGBB_LRoh.1.0 scaffold_1019, whole genome shotgun sequence includes the following:
- the LOC127157234 gene encoding patr class I histocompatibility antigen, B-2 alpha chain, with the protein product MASVTVLLLISSIFPSLSEICSLYYTYSVIEKSLTSRDSYEFYSSIELSDIQMSFCNSVDKADFLTQLCEESKSLFRNDSDELNYKQQWLEINLNTLRKDTDLHVLQWRHGCAVERLPNGSVTFLQGTDEYAYDGENLTFDLSMHWNESVSSLERRCVETLTSFIDRQRERKFITAARPEVYSSVKASGSSEQQVLVCLATGFFPKHVQMEIRHNQMSLPDGQLNSSGIRPNADGSFQLMKSLKILSSERSHYQCVVKHQTLTEPLIVSWDEVNVLLPVIIGVVVALVVLAIILLVFYLLRTCGKYRISESLKTQTQLVKGSVLSLSSSQLLVRFPVIFSESSSCEDPDYGNFPDMGLLKNSGEEGMSARSFSACSWEDPDYGGLFIYHTAQTEPAFLEEIRAETHAGLAAALNDSSDEENTADDNTEEVQTEELHETQSLCEAKETPAAAPTAARGAMGSKNISLPNFAMEREDTDQNTVTQNTLQLPLPRCCRSKNISLPNLTVDRKDSEDSS